From the Tenacibaculum dicentrarchi genome, the window TAAAGATATTTGTAATCGCTTAATTATTAGAATTATGAAAACAGTATTAATAGGGTATATGGGAAGTGGAAAATCGACAATTGGTCGATTATTGGCTAAAAAAAAGAATAGTCCTTTTATTGACCTAGATGATTATATAGAGGATAAAGAAAAAATGACTGTGTCTGAAATTTTTGAAACGAAAGGAGAAATTTACTTTCGAAAACAAGAACACTTCTATTTAAAAGAAATTTTAGCCTTAAAACAAGATTTTGTTGTGTCGTTAGGAGGTGGCACGCCTTGTTATGCGAGTAATATGGATATTCTGATTGCTGATAAAAACGCAACATCCGTTTATTTAAAAACAAGTATTGCTACAATCGTACAGCGA encodes:
- a CDS encoding shikimate kinase encodes the protein MKTVLIGYMGSGKSTIGRLLAKKKNSPFIDLDDYIEDKEKMTVSEIFETKGEIYFRKQEHFYLKEILALKQDFVVSLGGGTPCYASNMDILIADKNATSVYLKTSIATIVQRLTNEKNQRPLVARLKEEDLHEFIAKHLFERSYFYHQAKHLLTVDAKKVTEIVTELALLVD